A genomic stretch from Alosa sapidissima isolate fAloSap1 chromosome 3, fAloSap1.pri, whole genome shotgun sequence includes:
- the cd2bp2 gene encoding CD2 antigen cytoplasmic tail-binding protein 2, protein MSKRKVTFEDGDGEYDLELDDVPKKKICEGVSGPGSRFKGKHSLDSDEEDEGEDGDTGNNYNVLDSDDVEGQEGATIDCDEGVPITPFNLKEEMEEGHFDAEGNYFINKDADIRDNWLDNIDWVKIREQPVKRKKKGLSAKRWRRAGDEDEAVEEKQREDRQKEESDGEDGEEEDEPAEDPLASYTKQQLLEGVVELLVPGETVTSGLRRLGGLGSRKKGRLREGEPTKEETADRNAEKLDRLTALADRLVGTGEYEIYQRTYEKLAYQVKNMNKRKGKGARWVAKGEDDEEDDELDMFAEKFDDKNEGGKDSDDQMDDSETGTDKVMWEYKWENKGDSEIYGPFSSQQMQEWVDQDYFKDGVYCRRIDQENAQFYNSKRLDFDLYT, encoded by the exons ATGTCAAAAAGAAAAGTCACGTTCGAGGACGGCGACGGGGAGTACGACCTAGAATTGGATGATGTGCCGAAAAAGAAG aTCTGCGAGGGAGTAAGTGGACCTGGTTCCAGGTTCAAGGGAAAACATTCCCTTGATAGTGACGAGGAAGAtgaaggagaggatggagaCACTGGCAACAATTATAACGTGCTGGACAGTGACGATGTAGAAg GTCAAGAAGGGGCAACAATTGACTGTGATGAAGGGGTACCCATCACACCTTTTAACCTTAAGGAGGAGATGGAAGAGGGCCATTTTGATGCTGAAGGGaattacttcatcaacaaagATGCAGATATCAGGGACAACTGGTTAGACAACATTGACTGG GTCAAAATTCGAGAGCAGCCTGTGAAGCGAAAGAAGAAAGGTCTCAGCGCTAAACGATGGCGGCGGGCTGGGGATGAAGACGAAGCTGTGGAGGAAAAGCAGAGAGAGGATCGGCAGAAGGAAGAGAGCGATGGAGAAGAcggtgaggaggaggacgagccAGCCGAGGACCCCTTGGCCAGTTACACCAAACAGCAGCTCCTAGAGGGTGTGGTTGAGCTGCTAGTTCCCGGCGAAACGGTCACATCTGGCCTGCGTAGGCTCGGAGGACTGGGCAGCAGGAAAAAAGGGAGACTGAGGGAGGGGGAACCTACGAAGGAGGAGACGGCAGACAGAAACGCTGAAAAGCTGGACCGGCTCACGGCCCTGGCAGACAGACTGGTAGGAACTGGAGAGTATGAGATATACCAGCGTACCTATGAGAAGCTGGCCTATCAGGTGAAGAACATGAACAAGCGGAAGGGAAAAGGGGCTCGTTGGGTTGCAAAGGGTGAagatgatgaggaagatgatgaaCTGGACATGTTTGCTGAAAAGTTTGACGACAAGAATGAAGGCGGAAAAGACAGTGATGACCAGATGGATGATTCTGAGACAG GCACTGATAAGGTAATGTGGGAGTATAAGTGGGAGAACAAAGGAGATTCTGAGATCTACGGACCCTTCAGCAGTCAGCAGATGCAG GAATGGGTGGACCAAGACTACTTCAAAGATGGCGTGTACTGCAGGAGGATAGACCAAGAGAATGCACAGTTCTATAATTCAAAGAGATTGGACTTTGACTTGTACACATGA
- the pheta2 gene encoding sesquipedalian-1, translated as MKIHEKLLTHYLSCPSPVDKEGYLFKKRERNTSYQRRWFVLKGNLLFYQERPADRHLLGVIILEGCTVQPSLPESQHCFSLVFTGLGLRTYRLAAEDCLSQESWVHALHSASHTCLSLLVKELGRLYEEAKRASGESTQSPALTGKGLNQSMATYNPGSLYYLQGKGPAMRDAWAYGRSQTLPAPQVTVKTTSKRSPKLWPKRNALVTPLNGPAPTYGEWPLVGSDTLEDFSKLHEHYGKEVRQLRADWLRKKREEAGHIEEDLIDLG; from the exons ATGAAGATCCATGAGAAACTTTTAACTCATTACCTGTCCTGCCCTTCACCTGTCGATAAAGAGGGATATCTCTTTAAAAAG AGAGAGCGAAACACCTCGTACCAGAGACGCTGGTTTGTTTTAAAAGGAAACCTACTCTTCTACCAGGAACGGCCAGCGGATCGTCACTTGCTGGGGGTCATCATTTTGGAGGGCTGCACTGTGCAGCCCAGTCTACCGGAAAGCCAGCACTGTTTCTCGCTGGTGTTCACAGGCCTCGGACTGAGGACCTACAGGCTTGCAGCTGAAGATTGCCTGAGCCAGGAGAGTTGGGTCCATGCCCTTCACTCTGCCAGCCACACCTGTCTGTCACTGCTGGTGAAGGAGCTGGGCAGGCTGTATGAAG AGGCTAAAAGAGCCTCTGGTGAATCCACTCAGTCCCCTGCTTTGACAGGGAAAGGACTCAACCAATCGATGGCCACATATAATCCAGGGTCCTTGTACTACCTGCAGGGCAAAGGACCAGCCATGAGAGATGCATGGGCTTATGGTCGCAGCCAGACTCTTCCAGCCCCTCAGGTTACCGTCAAAACCACCAGTAAGAGATCCCCCAAACTCTGGCCCAAAAGAAACGCACTTGTCACACCCTTAAATGGTCCTGCACCAACCTATGGGGAGTGGCCTTTGGTGGGCTCAGATACATTAGAGGATTTCAGCAAACTACACGAGCACTATGGCAAAGAGGTGAGGCAGCTGAGAGCTGATTGGCTGAGAAAGAAACGTGAGGAGGCAGGACACATTGAGGAGGACCTGATTGATCTTGGATAA